In a genomic window of Lycium ferocissimum isolate CSIRO_LF1 chromosome 9, AGI_CSIRO_Lferr_CH_V1, whole genome shotgun sequence:
- the LOC132030128 gene encoding uncharacterized protein LOC132030128 isoform X1, whose product MGCCISQLAAKFAFFPPSPATYQVKKRDDGKLVAVSTTSNLPIFGASDDPNLDVLLVDTKRGNKIVAFYLKNPYAKLTVLYSHGNAADLGQLYDLFVQLKANLRVNLMGYDYSGYGASTGKPSEFDTYADIEAVYECLQTEYGISQEDLILYGQSVGSGPTLHLAAKLPRLRGVVLHSGILSGLRVLCHANFSFCFDIYKNLNKIQKVKSPVLVIHGTDDDVVNWLHGNGLWKMSRDPYEPLWIKGGGHCNLELYPDYIRHLCRFIQEMECMTTEIRLKKIRQTLRLPKRSDTTISTNCCCQVKCRLPNCLNCSKLSCTKCCSWKPKCSGCWPKCPKWKPKCVCWEPCCLGCSCMLPKCSCARPECSCACPKCSCTCPKCSCMCPKCCCWSVKCSCW is encoded by the exons atgggtTGTTGTATATCTCAACTAGCAGCAAAATTTGCATTTTTTCCTCCATCACCAGCTACATATCAAGTCAAGAAAAGGGATGATGGAAAGCTTGTTGCTGTTTCAACTACATCAAATTTGCCTATTTTTGGTGCTTCAGATGACCCTAATCTTGATGTGTTGTTGGTTGATACTAAAAGAGGAAACAAGATTGTAGCTTTTTACTTGAAAAATCCATATGCTAAGCTTACTGTGCTTTATTCTCATGGCAATGCTGCTGATCTGGGCCAGCtctatgacttgtttgttcAGCTTAAGGCTAATCTTAGAGTCAACCTTATGGG ATATGACTATTCTGGCTATGGAGCATCTACAGGAAAG CCGAGTGAATTTGATACATACGCGGACATAGAAGCGGTGTATGAGTGCCTTCAAACAGAGTATGGAATTAGCCAGGAAGATTTGATTCTTTATGGGCAATCTGTTGGAAGTGGCCCAACATTACACTTAGCAGCTAAATTACCACGGTTGAGAGGTGTGGTTCTGCACAGTGGCATTCTCTCTGGTCTTCGTGTGCTTTGCCATGCAAACTTCTCTTTTTGCTTTGATATTTACAAG aatttaaacaagattcagaAGGTGAAAAGCCCTGTGCTCGTTATACAT GGCACAGATGATGATGTGGTTAATTGGCTACACGGTAATGGACTTTGGAAAATGTCGAGGGATCCATATGAGCCGTTATGGATCAAAGGAGGAGGCCACTGCAACTTGGAACTTTACCCGGATTACATCCGCCACCTTTGCAGGTTTATCCAAGAAATGGAATGCATGACCACTGAAATCAGGCTTAAAAAGATTAGACAAACTCTACGTCTCCCAAAGCGATCAGATACCACAATTTCTACCAACTGCTGTTGTCAAGTTAAATGCAGACTACCTAACTGTCTAAATTGCTCAAAATTGAGCTGCACGAAATGTTGCTCTTGGAAACCCAAATGCTCGGGATGTTGGCCGAAATGCCCTAAATGGAAACCCAAATGTGTATGTTGGGAACCTTGCTGCCTCGGATGTTCATGCATGTTGCCAAAATGTTCATGCGCGCGCCCAGAATGTTCATGCGCATGCCCAAAATGTTCATGTACGTGCCCAAAATGCTCGTGCATGTGTCCAAAATGCTGTTGTTGGAGCGTAAAATGTTCGTGTTGGTGA
- the LOC132030128 gene encoding uncharacterized protein LOC132030128 isoform X2 — protein sequence MGCCISQLAAKFAFFPPSPATYQVKKRDDGKLVAVSTTSNLPIFGASDDPNLDVLLVDTKRGNKIVAFYLKNPYAKLTVLYSHGNAADLGQLYDLFVQLKANLRVNLMGYDYSGYGASTGKPSEFDTYADIEAVYECLQTEYGISQEDLILYGQSVGSGPTLHLAAKLPRLRGVVLHSGILSGLRVLCHANFSFCFDIYKGTDDDVVNWLHGNGLWKMSRDPYEPLWIKGGGHCNLELYPDYIRHLCRFIQEMECMTTEIRLKKIRQTLRLPKRSDTTISTNCCCQVKCRLPNCLNCSKLSCTKCCSWKPKCSGCWPKCPKWKPKCVCWEPCCLGCSCMLPKCSCARPECSCACPKCSCTCPKCSCMCPKCCCWSVKCSCW from the exons atgggtTGTTGTATATCTCAACTAGCAGCAAAATTTGCATTTTTTCCTCCATCACCAGCTACATATCAAGTCAAGAAAAGGGATGATGGAAAGCTTGTTGCTGTTTCAACTACATCAAATTTGCCTATTTTTGGTGCTTCAGATGACCCTAATCTTGATGTGTTGTTGGTTGATACTAAAAGAGGAAACAAGATTGTAGCTTTTTACTTGAAAAATCCATATGCTAAGCTTACTGTGCTTTATTCTCATGGCAATGCTGCTGATCTGGGCCAGCtctatgacttgtttgttcAGCTTAAGGCTAATCTTAGAGTCAACCTTATGGG ATATGACTATTCTGGCTATGGAGCATCTACAGGAAAG CCGAGTGAATTTGATACATACGCGGACATAGAAGCGGTGTATGAGTGCCTTCAAACAGAGTATGGAATTAGCCAGGAAGATTTGATTCTTTATGGGCAATCTGTTGGAAGTGGCCCAACATTACACTTAGCAGCTAAATTACCACGGTTGAGAGGTGTGGTTCTGCACAGTGGCATTCTCTCTGGTCTTCGTGTGCTTTGCCATGCAAACTTCTCTTTTTGCTTTGATATTTACAAG GGCACAGATGATGATGTGGTTAATTGGCTACACGGTAATGGACTTTGGAAAATGTCGAGGGATCCATATGAGCCGTTATGGATCAAAGGAGGAGGCCACTGCAACTTGGAACTTTACCCGGATTACATCCGCCACCTTTGCAGGTTTATCCAAGAAATGGAATGCATGACCACTGAAATCAGGCTTAAAAAGATTAGACAAACTCTACGTCTCCCAAAGCGATCAGATACCACAATTTCTACCAACTGCTGTTGTCAAGTTAAATGCAGACTACCTAACTGTCTAAATTGCTCAAAATTGAGCTGCACGAAATGTTGCTCTTGGAAACCCAAATGCTCGGGATGTTGGCCGAAATGCCCTAAATGGAAACCCAAATGTGTATGTTGGGAACCTTGCTGCCTCGGATGTTCATGCATGTTGCCAAAATGTTCATGCGCGCGCCCAGAATGTTCATGCGCATGCCCAAAATGTTCATGTACGTGCCCAAAATGCTCGTGCATGTGTCCAAAATGCTGTTGTTGGAGCGTAAAATGTTCGTGTTGGTGA
- the LOC132030129 gene encoding gamma-tocopherol methyltransferase, chloroplastic produces MLNSTCYSTSSIQSLNPTCPSSLISTLHKPEIHYISQNTRTRIVTYNTKRRRRRMASVAAMNAVSSSQEVGVQDQKELKKGIAELYDESSGIWEDIWGDHMHHGYYEPQSSVELSDHRAAQIRMIEQALTFASLNEDATKKPTSIVDVGCGIGGSSRYLAKKYGAQAKGITLSPVQAQRAQALADAQGLGDKVSFQVADALNQPFPDGQFDLVWSMESGEHMPDKEKFVGELARVAAPGGTIILVTWCHRDLSPSEESLLPEEKELLNKICKSFYLPAWCSTADYVKLLQSNSLQDIKAADWSENVAPFWPAVIKSALTWKGFTSVIRSGWKTIKAALAMPLMIEGYKKGLIKFAIITCRKPE; encoded by the exons atgtTGAACAGCACGTGCTATTCCACTTCTAGCATCCAATCACTTAACCCCACGTGTCCCTCTTCTCTTATCTCCACTCTTCATAAACCTGAGATTCACTATATTAGTCAAAATACAAGAACAAGAATTGTTACTTATAATactaaaagaagaagaagaagaatggctAGTGTTGCTGCAATGAATGCTGTGTCATCATCACAAGAAGTTGGAGTACAAGATcaaaaggagttgaaaaaaGGAATAGCAGAATTATATGATGAATCATCTGGTATTTGGGAAGATATTTGGGGTGACCATATGCATCATGGTTACTATGAACCACAATCATCTGTTGAATTATCTGATCATCGTGCTGCTCAGATCCGTATGATTGAACAGGCTCTCACTTTTGCTTCTCTTAATG AAGATGCAACGAAGAAACCAACGTCCATAGTTGATGTTGGATGTGGGATAGGAGGCAGTTCTAGGTACCTTGCAAAGAAATATGGTGCTCAAGCTAAAGGTATCACTTTGAGTCCTGTACAAGCACAGAGGGCCCAAGCTCTTGCTGATGCTCAAGGATTAGGCGATAAG GTTTCTTTTCAAGTTGCAGACGCCTTGAATCAGCCATTTCCAGATGGGCAATTCGACTTGGTTTGGTCCATGGAGAGCGGAGAACACATGCCGGACAAAGAAAAG TTTGTTGGCGAATTAGCTCGAGTGGCAGCACCAGGAGGCACAATCATCCTAGTTACATGGTGCCACAGGGATCTTTCCCCTTCGGAGGAATCTCTCCTTCCAGAGGAGAAAGAACTGTTAAATAAGATATGTAAATCCTTCTATCTTCCCGCATGGTGTTCCACTGCTGATTACGTGAAGTTACTTCAATCTAACTCTCTTCAG GATATTAAGGCAGCAGATTGGTCTGAGAATGTAGCTCCATTTTGGCCAGCAGTTATAAAATCCGCACTGACATGGAAGGGATTCACATCAGTAATACGCAGTG GATGGAAGACAATCAAAGCTGCACTGGCAATGCCACTGATGATTGAAGGATACAAGAAAGGTCTCATTAAATTTGCCATCATCACATGTCGAAAACCTGAATA A